A window of the Dyadobacter pollutisoli genome harbors these coding sequences:
- a CDS encoding carboxypeptidase-like regulatory domain-containing protein: MILSIASNVSAQDLLEKRISIRVTNQPLDETLQKIGDLGDFSFSYSPDMIDIKSKVSIQAINQSVREILIEIFKDKVTFKERRKYIILQKNTDYDKPEKPENFNLNGYIIDNKTGRKLANASIYESVTLASAVSNRYGYYKIRLPTAPAAIRLEIRKEDYIGKTIAIPNRQDTYLQITLTPDTLKPISGKLVAQTKSKVDSLHHKVEIPQFSAASAPAPFADTIRPEVAMNRGPDRTTVEYDKFKNTYRKVQNRFVSAFASASQAIHTRNIEDTLHRPFQASILPFLGTNHQLSGNIVNDYSINLIAGYSLGVNKLEVGSIFNVVRGNVRGFQLAGVGNIVGKDVVGFQYANFLNLTLGNFTGFQGTNFINYTGKNFRGFQVAGVGNVVVGVLDGYQFSAGYNYAHTVRKGHQIGFVNYSDSSAHVPFGLFSFVQTNGYRRYEFSSDELNYFNTAFKTGVSRFYNIFSLGFNGFLSNKPLLSLGYGFGTAQKLGRGWMVNADATLSVVVLKNQKIEDINIGMLKIALGIEKKIGNQFALFAGPTLNLLGGEDSGFFKSSETKGIRPIWIGEKPTASTKEYTWLGFQAGIRFCNLTR, from the coding sequence ATGATTTTGTCAATCGCAAGTAATGTATCTGCGCAGGATCTGCTGGAAAAACGTATCTCGATCCGGGTTACGAACCAGCCGCTTGACGAAACCTTGCAAAAAATAGGCGACCTGGGCGATTTCAGTTTTTCTTACAGTCCCGACATGATCGATATCAAATCGAAAGTTTCGATACAGGCGATAAACCAGAGTGTGAGGGAAATATTAATTGAAATCTTTAAGGACAAGGTTACTTTCAAAGAGAGACGCAAATACATTATCCTGCAAAAAAATACAGATTACGACAAACCGGAAAAACCTGAGAATTTTAACCTCAACGGCTACATTATTGATAACAAAACTGGCCGCAAGCTTGCCAATGCGAGTATTTATGAATCTGTCACATTGGCTTCCGCCGTCAGCAACCGCTACGGTTATTACAAGATCCGCCTTCCTACTGCCCCTGCGGCCATTCGGCTGGAAATAAGAAAGGAAGACTATATCGGCAAGACCATCGCAATCCCAAACCGGCAGGATACTTATTTGCAGATAACCCTTACCCCAGACACATTAAAGCCGATATCAGGAAAACTGGTTGCACAAACCAAATCAAAGGTTGATTCCCTGCATCATAAAGTCGAAATTCCACAATTTTCCGCGGCATCGGCTCCCGCACCTTTCGCAGACACGATACGCCCGGAAGTAGCCATGAATCGTGGTCCCGACAGGACTACGGTTGAGTACGATAAATTCAAAAATACATACCGCAAAGTTCAAAACAGATTTGTCAGCGCCTTTGCTTCAGCCAGCCAGGCCATTCACACGAGAAACATTGAAGATACTTTACATCGACCATTTCAAGCATCCATTTTACCATTTTTAGGGACTAATCATCAGCTCAGTGGGAACATTGTAAACGATTATTCGATCAACCTGATCGCCGGATATTCGCTCGGCGTAAACAAGTTAGAAGTAGGCAGTATTTTTAATGTGGTGAGGGGAAACGTCAGGGGTTTCCAACTGGCCGGTGTCGGCAACATTGTCGGAAAGGACGTTGTCGGTTTTCAATATGCCAATTTTCTTAACCTGACCCTTGGCAATTTTACAGGTTTTCAAGGTACCAACTTCATCAACTATACCGGCAAAAATTTTAGAGGGTTTCAGGTTGCCGGTGTGGGGAATGTGGTGGTTGGCGTATTGGACGGGTACCAGTTCTCGGCGGGTTATAACTATGCCCATACTGTCCGTAAAGGTCATCAGATCGGTTTTGTAAATTATTCGGATTCGTCAGCTCACGTTCCGTTTGGTTTGTTCAGCTTCGTACAGACCAATGGTTACCGTCGCTATGAATTTTCGTCAGATGAACTCAACTACTTTAATACTGCATTTAAAACCGGTGTAAGCAGATTTTACAATATTTTCAGTTTGGGATTCAATGGTTTCTTATCGAACAAACCATTGCTTTCGCTCGGTTACGGGTTTGGTACTGCCCAGAAATTAGGCAGGGGCTGGATGGTCAATGCAGACGCTACTCTTAGTGTCGTCGTTCTCAAAAACCAGAAAATCGAAGACATTAACATTGGAATGCTTAAAATAGCGCTTGGGATTGAGAAGAAAATAGGGAATCAATTCGCACTTTTCGCAGGCCCAACATTAAATTTGCTGGGTGGCGAGGATAGTGGATTCTTTAAGAGCTCCGAAACTAAGGGCATTAGACCTATATGGATAGGCGAAAAACCAACCGCTTCAACAAAAGAATACACCTGGCTGGGTTTTCAGGCTGGGATCAGGTTTTGTAATTTGACTCGATAG
- a CDS encoding FecR family protein, translating to MNSSHENISEELLARYLADTASEGEKNQVEIWLAQSDLNRQEFANYRLIWDHAGSVQKKFTVDTDLAWNKIKMKMDKKPAIISSDDTLSKVREVDFTQTTIQKKLPIRIWAVAAVTLLILSFGWFHFRSLPSAEQRVATTNNTTEKVLPDGTKVFLNYNSSITFPENFDGDFRTVSLQGEAFFDVKPDAAHPFIINANGTEIRVLGTSFNVKAYKEAPVRVDVSTGKVRVSKASHKIDLIKGESAEVLADTIRSLQANMNIMGYKTQIFDFNAANLNDVVSSIREGYHVDVRLSNQQIAQCRLTIRFEKEPLDATLAVIAETLDLDLRKEGKVYWLDGNGCQ from the coding sequence ATGAACTCATCTCATGAAAACATATCGGAGGAGCTGTTAGCACGTTATCTGGCAGACACCGCTTCGGAAGGAGAAAAAAATCAAGTAGAGATATGGTTGGCGCAATCCGACCTTAACAGGCAGGAATTTGCAAACTACCGTCTGATCTGGGACCACGCAGGCTCGGTTCAGAAGAAATTCACTGTCGACACGGACCTGGCGTGGAATAAGATAAAAATGAAGATGGATAAAAAGCCAGCGATCATTTCTTCAGATGACACTCTATCAAAAGTCCGGGAGGTAGATTTTACACAAACAACCATTCAAAAAAAGTTACCAATTCGCATTTGGGCAGTTGCAGCCGTGACCTTGCTCATTCTGTCATTCGGTTGGTTCCATTTCCGTTCACTACCTTCTGCTGAACAACGGGTTGCCACTACCAATAACACCACCGAAAAAGTTCTGCCGGACGGTACCAAGGTATTTTTGAACTATAACTCTTCTATAACATTCCCTGAAAATTTCGACGGTGATTTCAGAACGGTATCATTGCAGGGAGAAGCATTTTTTGATGTGAAACCCGATGCCGCCCATCCATTCATTATCAATGCCAACGGCACGGAAATCCGGGTTTTGGGAACATCATTTAATGTAAAAGCCTACAAAGAAGCCCCGGTTCGTGTGGATGTAAGCACAGGAAAAGTGCGTGTGAGCAAAGCCTCGCATAAAATTGACCTGATCAAAGGTGAAAGCGCTGAGGTGCTGGCCGACACGATCAGAAGTTTGCAGGCCAACATGAACATCATGGGGTACAAGACCCAGATCTTCGATTTCAATGCGGCCAATCTCAATGATGTCGTCTCCTCCATTCGCGAAGGATATCACGTGGATGTGCGGCTTTCCAATCAGCAGATCGCACAATGCAGGCTTACAATCCGGTTTGAGAAAGAACCGCTGGACGCTACACTGGCTGTAATCGCAGAAACACTTGATCTGGATTTGAGAAAAGAAGGAAAAGTATACTGGCTGGATGGAAATGGCTGTCAGTAA